The DNA segment atacaatgtctggaatctatgaataacatcagtttctaagttatgagttgatttttaactactggttttaggccaggcaggcccaggtcTGGTTTTGGGCCTGGCgccgggctgcctgtctttggttttacttccttgttgttttttcttaaaatgggtactgagtataaaacaatataaaacaatatgagagtgtctctctcttccctcacgaGCATCATTTGTCACACATAGTCATCTTCCCCTCCCACCTGCAAGAGGAATGTTCCTTCTCACCGCGAGCAAGTTCCTGTACACACCTGgatctgtttctggactctctgTTCTCATTTGTCTtgtataccaaaaataaaattctaagtcctCCAACCAGCTGAATGGACCCCTCTTCTCAGCCAAGGGGATtccaaagaaatctgaaaaacgagttcaggccatgatgggaggGGGAGTCAggcctcattatactctcctccctTCTGACTGTGtcttcaggcacaactgaccagcattaacattaaaacggtccaggcgtggtggctcacgtctgtaatcctagcactttgggaggctgaggcgggtggatcacctgaggtcatgagttcgagaccaacctggcaacatggtgaaaccccgtttttactacagatacaaaaattagcgaggtgtggtgttacacatctgtaatcccagctactcggtgtcacgcgcatccatgtgaagagaccaccaaacaggctttgtgtgagcaataaagctttttaatcacctgggtgcaggcggcttgggtctgaaaagagagtcagcaaagggtggtggcaTTATCGTTCTTGTAGGTTTGGGATAggtggtggagttaggagcaattttttgtgggcagggggtggatcttacaaagtacattctcaagggtggggagaatattacaaagtaccttcttaagggcaggGGAGGATATTACAAAATaccttctcaagggtggggagggtgTATCGTACAAAGTAATTCACAAGGGCGGgggaatatcacaaagtacattatTGCAAGGGCGGGGAGGGTGTATTGTCACAAAgtcaattgatcagttagggGCAGGAACAaacacaatggtggaatgtcatcagttaaggcaggaactggctattttcacttcttttgtagaTCTTCAGTtccttcaggccatctggatgtatatatGTAGGTCACAGGacatatgatggcttagcttgggctcagaggcctgacattcctgtcttattatattaataagaaaaacaaaacaaaatggtggTGAAATGTTGGGGCAgcaaaaattttggggggtggtatggagagataatgggcgatgtttctcatgGCTGCTTCgggcgggattaggggcggcgtgggaacctatagtgggagagattaaactgaagaaagatttgGGGGTAAAGGGTAATATTGTGGcgttgttagaaggagcatttgtcgtatagaatgattagtgatggcctggatgtggttttgtatgaattgagaaactaaacggaagacacaaggtccaaataaaagaaggagaaaaacaggtattaaaggactaagtaTTGGGAgaacccaggacatccaattagagagtgtccAAGGGGGTTCAGCGTAATTATTTGCTTGGTTGGcgagtttttgggctctatccttgagttttttatgttgtcatataccaaGCCAGATTGATTTGGGTAaaaacactcttcatttaaaaatatacagaattctcctttttcagcagtgagtaaatCGAGGCCTCGTCagttttggaggaaagagaaatgcaaagccagtAATTGTTTGTTAAACAAGGATTAGAAATGGCTAGGAGAGAGTGAGTAGATTGATAGTGTGGTAGAGATAGGTAGGGAGAGGTAGAGAGTGACTGGAGAATGGGGGCAAGTATAAGAGTGAgtagaaaagtgaaaaaagggACTTCATCAGAGTGAAAGTATTGGAGGGTACCCTGTCAGCAAAGATCATCTATCCACTCCAAGAGGGAGTCAAGAGTGGCAGATTAGGGGTAGTACTAGGAGATATCTGCTATGATAGTTTGGAGGAaaagtgtaaactggcagtgtaaacgggcagggcatttatgagtagttAAAAATGGTGAATAGgggtatgactagacagaagataggaGGGATGACAAGTTTTCGGGGTGCAGTCCAAGTGGGTGGGGGGTGACTGAATAAAGCCTGTTGTAAAGATAGGGTAAGGAAGAATAGACCTAATAAAAGTGAAAGGATGTATTAGGCTTATAAGGATTACTGTTATCCTTTAGGAATGCAGGTGAGTTTAAGGGAAGAAGGGGTGAGTACTTGtgacttccaggaggaagaggagagatcaGGCTGGCTGTCCGACGGACACAGCTTTATTCTGGAACGGTGAACCCAGTGGGGAGGGTCCTGCAGGCGGATGGCAGTTGGGGTACTATAGATGACTAATTAGGGTCCGGTCCATCGAGGTTGTAGAGTTTGAGGGGTCAGATTCTTAACAAGAACTGATCGTCCAGCTAGGGTGTCTTCATATGGCTGGGAATCTGAAGTAGGCAAGAGAAGATTAGCAGCCTGGCGAGTTTCCtgtctagcctgctggaggactGGAAGATAGTCGCCTAGAGGGCTGGTGTCTGGGACAAGGTTGGGGCCGAGCAAGAAAGTGCGTCCATATAAAAGTTCAAATGGACTGTACCTTCAAATGGActgtgacatattttgaaatggccctgcaaaacTGTCTCTTATGGGGgaagtttacattttctttacagaatcccattccctttccaggtctttttagCTAAAAATCTAGCACCTGTTAaaggtctgaataggaaacatttgccatctattgcCTCTAAGGGCGGCCATCTGTGAAATTTCATCTAcgtaataagaaccttggtctccacaactccttattattattatttttttgaaatggagtttcactgtttgttacccaggctggagtgcagtggcacgatctcagctcactgcaacctcggcctcccaagttcaagtgattctcctgcctcagcctcctgagtagctgggattacaggtgcctgctgccacgcccagctaatttttgtatttttagtagagatgggatttcacaatgttggcccggctggtctcgaactcctgacctcaggtgatctgcccaccttggcctcccaaagtgttgggactacaggcatgagccaccacccccagcccacaactccttatcttaacccagccattcctttctgttgattcGAGGACTtaagataataactctttcaaccaattgccaaccAGAACATCTttaaatccacctatgaccttTAAGTCCCTGCCCCTTCAAGTTGTCGCTCCTTTCCACACAAACCAATGTATATCTCACATGTAATGATTGATGTCTTAAATCtccctaaaacatataaaaccaagctgtaatccaactaccttgggcacatgttctcagaacCTCTTGAGACTGCATCACAAGTCATGGccctcatatttggctcagaataaatctcttcaaatattttacggGGTTTGGCTTTTTTTGTCCAACAGTCTGTCCCTGTTCCAGTGCCaactgtagctttataattaATGCTGATCATGGCAGCACAACTTCTCCCACCTGATTCTTTTCTAGGAGCATCTTTGTTCttctatataaaatttagaatcagTTTGCCAGGTTCCTTGGGAAAAAACTGACAGAAATTATATTGGAATTGTATTACATTTATAGATCAGTTTAGGGGGAGTGGATAGCTCCATGATTTCTTTGAATGTTGCTTCATTCCCATTTTCCCTATTGTATACTTCTGGAAATTCAGTTCAAAATTTTAGACCTAGCAGGGCATAGTGTCACctatatagtcccagctgcttgggaggctgctGGGGGAGaataccttgagcccaggagtttgaggctgcagtgagctatgatcacaccaccgcactccagactgggcgacagagtgaccttgtctctcaaaaaggaaaaagacatccGAATCTcaattatattgtatttttctttatttttattttctttttatttttttgagacagggtctcactttgtcacccaggctggatttggagtgcagtggcatgatcatggctcactgcagcctcaacctttctgggctcaggtgatcctcccacctcagcctcctaagtaactgggactacagctgcatgccaccatgcccgactaattttttgtattttttgtagagacaggtttttgccatattgcccaggctggtctcgaattcctgggctcaagtgatccatctgccttgacctcccaaagtgctgggactacaggtgtgagccactgggcccggcctgtatttttaatttttagaagttcTATATGGTTCTTTTAAGATCTTCTTGgttatacctactatgtacccacaaaaattaaacattttttaaaaatctccttggTCATTCTTTATAATCTCTTATTCATATTTTGAAGGCCCTCATCCCTTAACTCAGTATTTCATAATCTATCCAAAGTCTTTGCAAATCTGATTCTTTTGTCTGCTGTTTTTGCCAGTAAAGCTCGTACTGCCTTGTTTCCTTGCatattgagatttaaaaaaaaaaaaaaaactattaccttatttatttttcttggaacTTTATCTTGGGAATTCTTTGAGGCCTGGTTTGAAGTTGTTTTCCTCCAAAGAGGGTTTGCCTTTCCTTCTGCCACCTCACCACCCTAGGAAcactttaaattaaatatttggcTTTAGAGTTTTCTGCCCCTACAGGTAACTGTGAATTCAGATGGTGAACTACAGGATTTAGTCAGACCTGAGGTGGAACCCTCACTCACTTACtatgtgacctggggcaagtcatttaatctctctaaATCTGTCGTATCACCTGtgaaatagcaataataatacctactgcCTAAGGCTACTGCAAGAATGAAATGGGATCATGTATATAAATAAAGGCTTGCCTGGGGTTCTTTCTCAGCGGAGATCCTGCCTGCAAttctcttccttgcttccttttgCCCCAGCCAGTGGGAGCAGCCTGGTGGTGGTCCCCAGCCTCAGTTCTTCCACTTACTGTAGGACCTGAGTTATAGTGGAAGCAGAGTGCTTCACATCTCACTCCTGTGGCTCACTCTGCCTTTAGTTTTGAGATGACTGAGCCTCCAAAAGCCTTTGAGAGATACCTCTGCACTCAGTCTTGGCTGTGGTTTGGAGTTGTCTTGGAGGTCACTTGGAGCTGGGTAACAAGAAAAATGACATTTGACAGAATTGTTTTCTTTGTCAGATGCTGCAGGAATTTTTTGGGGAGTTTGTTGGTCATGATtgctttaaaaatcctttttttaagTGGGACATTAGTAACAAGATgttaaaattgttaatatttttttttttgagacatggtttcgctgtgttgcccaggatggagtgcagtggcatgaccacagctcactgcagcctcaacctcccaggctcaagtgattctcccatctcagcctcccaagtagctggaactacaagagcgtgccatcatgcctggctaatttttaaaatttttttgtagaaacagggttttaccatgttgccctgggTGGTCTAGAActgccgggctcaagcgatcctactgcctcccaaagtgctgggattacaggcgtgagccaccgtgccctgccccaCATCATGTGGgaagggtgcggtggctcatgcgtgtaatcccagtacttcgggaggctgaggcgggtggatcatgaggtcaggagtttgagaccagcctgactaacatggtgaaaccccatctctactaaaaatacaaaaattaatcaggcgtggtggtgggcgcctgtaatcccagctactcgggaggctgaggcaggagaatcgcttgaacctgggaggcggaggttgcagtgagccgaggtcatgccattgcactccagcctgggcaacaagagtgaaactccgtctcaaaaacaaaaaacaaaaaacaaaaacaatggtaGCATATGCTTTGCTGACACAATTATTTTATGTCCCTAGGTTGGTTATGTGAAGTTTTCTGACTCTTCCCTGCTATTTAGGAAGGGCTTCAGAGACCTGAATACTTAGTAGCCAGTGCAGCAGGGTTTCAGGGTCtggcctggggaggggaggggatggggagggcagGTTGCAGCTCAAGTGGCTTTAGAGATGCTGAGCCTCTCCTTCTGTCCTGCCCAGGACGCAATGAGCCCCTGAAGAAAGAGCGGCTCAAGTGGAAGAGCGACTACCCCATGACTGACGGGCAGCTGCGGAGCAAACGGGATGAGTTCTGGGACACAGCGCCTGCCTTCGAGGGCCGCAAGGAGATCTGGGATGCCCTCAAGGCTGCCGCCTATGCTGCTGAAGCCAACGACCACGAGCTGGCCCAGGCCATCCTGGATGGAGCCAGCATCACCCTGCCTCATGGTAagtgggcagggccagggcttTATCCCCGCTGGAGTTAGGGGGTCACCAGCACAGTTTGAGGGTGTTGAGGAGTGTGGAGCGGTGGGGCAGGTGGTTACTCacgtattcattcattcaagcacCCCTTACTGAGCATGGACCAGGAGTGGgtacacaaagaaaaagagacacagtCTATGCTTGCCTAATGACATGACAGAAAGACAACAAACCTGCAAAGCAGTGTCACAAATGCACTTTGGGACCCCAGAATATCCAAGGCActgacctttttattttattattttttttgagatggagtcttacttgctctgttgcctaggctggggctcagtggtgggatctcggctcactgcatccttcacctcctgagttcaagcaattctcctgcctcagcctcctgagtagctgggattacaggcatgtgccaccatgcctggctaatttttgtatttttagtagagacggggtttcaccatgttggccaggctggtctcaaactcctaagctccagtgatccactggcctcagcctcccaaaggcacTGACCTTTTATTGGGTTATTATGTGCTGGACACTGAACTAGAAACTTCCACTGCATTAGCTCACGTAAGTTCATAGCAGTCTTATGGGGCCATGTAAAGCAGAGGGTGACAGTGGAGCCCTAGAATCACAgacttgagtttctttttttttgagacagagtttcgctcttgttgcccaggctggaatgcaatggtgcgatctcggctcaccgcaacctgcgctgcctgggttcaagtgattctcctgtctcagcctcctgagtagctgggattacaggcatgcgccatcacgcccagctaattttgtatttttagtagagacagggtttctccatgttggtcaggctggtctcaaacttccaaccacaggtgatctgcccaccttggcctcccgaagtgctgggattacaggcgtgagccactgcgcctggccacagaCCTGGGTTTCAATCTGaatgtttccctttcctaactGTCTTGGCTTTAGCAAGGAGCTTCTCGAATTTAGAGCCTGACTGCCTTACGACTGTAAAGGGGAGATGATTATTAGGATTCAGTAAGATACACATAACATCATTTAGTCCAGTCCCagcacttagtaggtgctcaagagaCAATAACCATATTTCTCCATGCATTACGTTTTGCCAGTAAGGACACTAAGGCCCATGGAGAGCAGAGCTGTGCTATTTCATTCatccctgtaaccccagcacctggcacatgtgaagaagtgaaaaataatatGCCAGGATGAACAAGCCAGTACCTGGTGGAGCTGGGATGCCAGCTCAGGTCTTCCTGACTCCAGCCCTGTACACCTGGTCATCAGGCTGTCCTAGGGAGATCTGACTGTGGGGTGGCCATGgcaggtgtattagtctgctcaggctcctgtaacaaaataccacatgctGGGTGACTTAATCAAGAGACATTTAttttccacagttctggaggctgggaaatccggCATCATGGTGCTGGCCGGTTCAGGTTTTGGTGAGGACTCTGTTGCTGGCTTGCAGGTgtctgtcttcttgctgtgtcctcacatgggggGCGAGTGGAGAGTGAGATAGTGCTCTAGTGTCTCTACAAGAACTGTAAGCCAGGGcagtggagcacacctgtagtctcagctgctcgggaggctgaggtggtaggattgcatgagcccaggagttcgagactagcctgggcaacagagggagatcttgtctcaaaagaaaaaaaaaaaaaaaagaaccatcttTCCCATCAAGGGGTCAGAAGGTCAGGGCCCCACgctatgacctcatttaactttatttatttctgtataggCCCCatgtccaaatacagtcacattggaggttagagtttcaccatatgaatttggggggacccAAACATTTAATCCACGATAGTGGATCCCCAAGCTGACTCGGACAGCCCTGCCTCTCCCACAGGCACCCTCTGTGAATGCTACGATGAGCTGGGCAATCGCTACCAGCTGCCCATCTACTGCCTGTCACCGCCGGTGAACCTGCTGCTGGAGCACACGGAGGAGGAGAGCCTGGAGCCCCCCGAGCCTCCACCCAGCGTGCGCCGTGAGTTCCCGCTGAAGGTGCGCCTGTCCACAGGCAAGGACGTGAGGCTCAGCGCCAGCCTGCCCGACACAGTGGGGCAGCTCAAGAGGCAGCTGCACGCCCAGGAGGGCATCGAGCCATCGTGGCAGCGGTGGTTCTTCTCCGGGAAGCTGCTCACAGACCGCACACGTCTCCAGGAGACCAAGATCCAGAAAGATTTTGTCATCCAGGTCATCATCAACCAGCCCCCACCACCCCAGGACTGATGGGCCCACGGACCCCTGGGAAGAGGCCCCGCCTGGAGCACTAGGCCCCCACCCTGCTGCGGCCTTCCAGTGCTGTCATTTTCTTCAGGGGCCCTCCCCTCGGTGTGGCTGGTGGGTGAGCCGTGAAGGGACCCTGCCTTTCAGGGCACTACGCGCCACCAGTTCCCGGTACCCAGGGAGCAGGCAGCCACACACGGGCCTTGCAAC comes from the Pan troglodytes isolate AG18354 chromosome 8, NHGRI_mPanTro3-v2.0_pri, whole genome shotgun sequence genome and includes:
- the UBTD1 gene encoding ubiquitin domain-containing protein 1 isoform X2, translated to MTDGQLRSKRDEFWDTAPAFEGRKEIWDALKAAAYAAEANDHELAQAILDGASITLPHGTLCECYDELGNRYQLPIYCLSPPVNLLLEHTEEESLEPPEPPPSVRREFPLKVRLSTGKDVRLSASLPDTVGQLKRQLHAQEGIEPSWQRWFFSGKLLTDRTRLQETKIQKDFVIQVIINQPPPPQD
- the UBTD1 gene encoding ubiquitin domain-containing protein 1 isoform X1, translating into MGNCVGRQRRERPAAPGHPRKRAGRNEPLKKERLKWKSDYPMTDGQLRSKRDEFWDTAPAFEGRKEIWDALKAAAYAAEANDHELAQAILDGASITLPHGTLCECYDELGNRYQLPIYCLSPPVNLLLEHTEEESLEPPEPPPSVRREFPLKVRLSTGKDVRLSASLPDTVGQLKRQLHAQEGIEPSWQRWFFSGKLLTDRTRLQETKIQKDFVIQVIINQPPPPQD